From Sulfurovum zhangzhouensis, one genomic window encodes:
- a CDS encoding 3-isopropylmalate dehydratase small subunit, whose product MQGKVWKFGDNIDTDLIIAARYLNTSEPSELAKHVMEDADPSFVNNMREGDIIVAGENFGCGSSREHAPIALKAAGVAAVVAPTFARIFYRNAFNMGLPIFELPEAAEINEGDTIRIDMDAGEIINVTQAKTYKFTPIPAFMQELVDAGGLINYAKQEIAKQQA is encoded by the coding sequence TTGCAAGGTAAAGTTTGGAAATTTGGTGACAACATCGATACTGATTTGATCATCGCAGCAAGATATCTTAATACTTCTGAGCCGTCAGAATTGGCAAAACACGTGATGGAAGATGCAGATCCGTCATTTGTGAACAATATGCGTGAAGGTGATATCATCGTAGCAGGTGAAAATTTCGGTTGTGGTTCAAGTAGAGAACACGCACCTATCGCACTTAAAGCAGCAGGTGTTGCAGCAGTTGTTGCACCTACATTTGCACGTATCTTTTATAGAAATGCATTTAATATGGGACTTCCGATTTTTGAACTTCCTGAAGCTGCAGAGATCAATGAAGGTGATACGATCCGTATTGATATGGATGCCGGTGAGATCATCAATGTAACACAGGCAAAAACCTACAAGTTCACACCTATTCCTGCATTTATGCAAGAGCTCGTTGATGCAGGTGGATTGATCAATTATGCAAAACAAGAAATCGCAAAACAACAAGCGTAA
- a CDS encoding HlyD family secretion protein, with the protein MTYYVLIVASFIFLLNGCGDKRNDGTVVSGIVEVQEVDLGFEESGIIQSVNVEVGDWVKISQSIAALDSEQLSLDFEALKYEYERTKADLENLNNTPRPEELEVVKAKAEAAQTDYDLAKDEYERSLVLFKQGVRNEQGYLEQLARYQRTEALLKEARASVELVAAGSKKEAIKATQMQMQSMEKKLESMGVRLDKRTLKSPQEGMVLTRNFEAGEFVKAGQTVVTVADLEDCWIKIYLPEKAFVDIHLGEKVSIRWDSKEDYPLEGNVSEISEEASFAPRMNLRKEERSDLYFPVKIKVDNSDHKLKPGMPADVIFSY; encoded by the coding sequence ATGACATATTATGTACTTATAGTAGCTTCTTTTATATTTTTGCTAAACGGTTGTGGTGACAAAAGAAATGATGGAACAGTTGTGAGCGGTATTGTAGAGGTACAAGAGGTCGATTTAGGGTTTGAAGAGAGTGGAATTATACAAAGTGTGAATGTAGAAGTAGGTGATTGGGTCAAAATATCACAAAGCATTGCTGCACTTGATAGCGAACAATTATCATTGGACTTTGAAGCACTAAAGTATGAGTATGAACGTACAAAAGCAGACCTGGAAAACTTGAACAACACACCGCGTCCTGAAGAGTTGGAAGTTGTCAAAGCAAAAGCCGAAGCTGCCCAAACCGATTATGATCTGGCGAAAGATGAATATGAACGAAGTTTGGTATTGTTTAAACAAGGTGTTAGAAATGAACAGGGGTATCTAGAACAGTTAGCCAGGTATCAAAGGACAGAAGCATTACTCAAAGAAGCGCGTGCAAGTGTAGAACTGGTTGCTGCAGGCAGTAAAAAGGAAGCGATCAAAGCGACACAGATGCAGATGCAATCGATGGAAAAAAAGTTGGAAAGTATGGGAGTACGTTTAGATAAACGTACATTAAAATCTCCGCAAGAGGGGATGGTACTTACACGAAATTTTGAAGCCGGTGAATTTGTGAAAGCAGGACAGACAGTTGTCACTGTTGCTGACCTTGAAGACTGTTGGATCAAAATATACCTGCCTGAAAAAGCTTTTGTTGATATACATCTGGGAGAAAAAGTCAGTATCAGGTGGGATTCAAAAGAGGATTATCCGCTGGAAGGAAATGTGAGTGAGATATCTGAGGAAGCTTCGTTCGCACCACGTATGAATTTACGCAAAGAGGAACGTAGTGATCTCTATTTCCCTGTAAAAATAAAAGTTGATAATTCAGATCATAAGCTAAAACCGGGAATGCCAGCGGATGTCATCTTTAGCTATTAA
- a CDS encoding ABC transporter ATP-binding protein encodes MSSLAIKTDNLVKVFGEKRAVDGLNLSIGKGMIYGFLGPNGCGKTTTLRMLCGVLSPSEGEIALLGESVTPYPMKIRSKIGYMSQNFSLYNELSVIENLNFYALLYGLEGKEKKRRIEDLIEVTKLTEYRNTLARNLSGGWRQRLALAVAIIHQPEVLFLDEPTSGVDPVSARLFWDIVYELAAEGVSIVVSTHSMDEAEHCDKVGFLDKGHLLQEGSPAELRKAFPAKMVSIRTDKPMQLSHELSERFGSQMHSYIFGNEVRIRLENDDEQMLKEYEYRRVEPTLEDIFVYMTEHNSVA; translated from the coding sequence ATGTCATCTTTAGCTATTAAAACTGATAACCTTGTCAAAGTATTTGGAGAAAAAAGAGCTGTAGACGGTTTGAATCTCAGTATTGGGAAAGGGATGATTTACGGCTTTTTGGGTCCAAACGGGTGTGGTAAGACTACTACATTAAGAATGCTGTGCGGTGTTCTCTCTCCAAGTGAAGGAGAGATTGCACTACTAGGTGAAAGTGTTACTCCCTATCCGATGAAAATACGAAGTAAGATAGGATATATGTCCCAGAACTTCTCTCTTTATAATGAACTCAGTGTGATTGAAAACCTTAATTTTTATGCTTTATTGTACGGATTGGAGGGGAAAGAAAAAAAACGTCGTATTGAAGATTTGATAGAGGTTACTAAGCTGACAGAGTATCGTAATACACTTGCACGGAACCTCTCAGGGGGATGGAGGCAACGGTTGGCACTTGCCGTGGCGATCATCCATCAACCTGAAGTGCTTTTTCTTGATGAGCCTACCAGTGGTGTTGATCCTGTATCAGCACGCTTGTTTTGGGATATTGTCTATGAGCTTGCTGCTGAGGGGGTAAGCATAGTGGTGAGTACACACTCTATGGATGAAGCAGAACATTGTGACAAAGTAGGATTTCTGGATAAGGGACATCTATTGCAGGAAGGATCGCCTGCAGAGCTTCGAAAAGCATTTCCGGCGAAGATGGTATCTATCAGAACGGATAAACCTATGCAGTTGTCACATGAACTTTCTGAACGTTTTGGTTCACAGATGCACAGTTACATCTTTGGCAATGAAGTACGTATCCGTCTGGAGAATGATGATGAACAGATGTTGAAAGAGTATGAGTATCGTAGAGTAGAACCTACACTTGAGGATATTTTTGTATATATGACGGAGCATAACAGTGTGGCATAG
- the leuB gene encoding 3-isopropylmalate dehydrogenase, with protein sequence MSNSYRIGVIKGDGIGPEIIDEAIKVLDAVSVKEGFTLRYEEMLLGGAAIDETGVPLPDETIQGVKKCDAVLFGAIGGPKWDNLERHLRPETGLLGLRKEMGTFANLRPAMVYDELVNASSLKPEVIKGVDIMVVRELTGGIYFGQPRAIEGDKAYNTMVYTREEVERIAVVAFDIAMKRDKRVCSVDKANVLEVSQFWRDIVEEVAKDYPEVELTHMYVDNAAMQLIRAPKQFDVILTGNIFGDILSDAASMLSGSIGLLPSASTGKGVGLYEPIHGSAPDIAGQGIANPLATISSASMMLRYALGEEKAADRIDDAIKKALAEGYRTGDLGDYDAKEICSCSEIGDIIAAYASK encoded by the coding sequence ATGAGTAATAGTTATAGAATCGGTGTGATTAAAGGTGATGGGATCGGTCCGGAGATCATCGATGAGGCGATCAAAGTACTGGATGCAGTATCTGTTAAAGAGGGATTTACACTAAGATATGAAGAGATGCTTCTTGGTGGAGCAGCGATCGATGAAACAGGTGTACCATTGCCTGATGAAACAATTCAGGGTGTAAAGAAGTGTGATGCAGTACTTTTCGGTGCGATCGGTGGGCCAAAATGGGATAACCTGGAGAGACACCTGCGTCCAGAGACAGGTCTTCTTGGACTTCGTAAAGAGATGGGTACATTTGCAAACCTTCGCCCGGCAATGGTTTATGATGAGCTTGTAAATGCATCTAGCCTTAAACCAGAAGTGATTAAAGGTGTAGATATCATGGTTGTACGTGAGCTGACAGGTGGTATCTATTTTGGTCAGCCAAGAGCGATCGAGGGTGATAAAGCTTATAACACAATGGTCTATACTCGTGAAGAGGTAGAGCGTATTGCTGTAGTGGCATTTGATATCGCAATGAAACGTGACAAACGTGTTTGTTCAGTTGACAAAGCAAACGTACTTGAAGTAAGTCAGTTCTGGAGAGATATCGTTGAAGAGGTAGCGAAAGACTATCCAGAAGTAGAGTTGACACATATGTATGTAGACAATGCAGCAATGCAACTCATTCGTGCACCTAAACAGTTTGATGTTATTTTGACAGGGAATATCTTCGGTGATATCCTTTCAGATGCTGCAAGTATGCTTAGCGGTTCGATAGGGCTTCTTCCAAGTGCAAGTACAGGAAAAGGTGTAGGTCTTTATGAACCGATTCACGGTTCAGCACCGGACATTGCCGGTCAAGGGATCGCTAACCCACTTGCTACGATTTCAAGTGCAAGTATGATGTTGCGTTATGCACTCGGTGAAGAAAAAGCTGCAGACAGAATTGATGATGCGATCAAAAAAGCACTTGCTGAAGGTTATCGTACCGGAGACCTTGGTGACTATGATGCAAAAGAGATCTGTTCATGTAGTGAGATCGGTGATATCATCGCAGCCTATGCATCAAAATAA
- the mnmC gene encoding FAD-dependent 5-carboxymethylaminomethyl-2-thiouridine(34) oxidoreductase MnmC yields the protein MSSTYDTIIIGAGIAGASSAYFLSRKGHKVLVLDKNGIASGGSGAAGAFVSPKIGKGGPLQSLTNEAFVFAKDFYLSYFPQCYHQSGVVRIPKDEEDAKKFAEYEPYNENSYTNWDIAALKAHHINVPFESFFFDEAGACDAPETCKAMLEDIEYIQKEVIELKFEDGIWKVDEFQAKAIVLATGYKNDLFDMRYMGVKGTWGTRGDFRSQLPMEVSMHQSMSVSANMNGIIRLGATHEKSVKEPKPCEDEQALSLKVKASSMVDTSDMELVKTFCGMRAGSKDYFPLVGKVIDVPAMLETYPAIVRGAKPELKYIDNLYICNGLGGRGFVFGPLMGKMLAECIDDKKNLDDRVNPDRLFLKWCRKSPELDHLR from the coding sequence ATGTCTAGTACCTATGATACCATTATTATCGGCGCGGGTATTGCCGGGGCTAGCAGTGCTTATTTCCTTTCACGTAAAGGTCACAAGGTTTTGGTACTGGATAAAAATGGTATCGCCTCAGGCGGATCGGGAGCTGCAGGGGCTTTTGTCTCTCCAAAGATCGGTAAGGGCGGACCGCTTCAGAGCTTGACCAATGAAGCTTTTGTCTTTGCAAAAGACTTCTATCTATCATATTTTCCCCAGTGTTATCATCAAAGCGGTGTGGTACGTATCCCCAAAGATGAAGAGGATGCAAAGAAGTTTGCAGAGTATGAACCCTATAATGAAAACAGTTATACCAACTGGGATATCGCTGCGTTAAAAGCCCACCATATCAATGTACCATTTGAAAGTTTCTTTTTTGATGAGGCGGGAGCGTGTGATGCACCAGAGACATGTAAGGCCATGTTGGAAGATATCGAATATATCCAAAAAGAGGTTATCGAGCTAAAGTTTGAAGACGGGATTTGGAAAGTAGATGAGTTCCAGGCTAAAGCTATAGTGTTAGCAACTGGATATAAAAATGATCTTTTTGATATGCGTTATATGGGGGTGAAGGGTACCTGGGGGACCCGCGGAGACTTCCGTTCACAACTGCCTATGGAGGTCAGTATGCACCAGTCTATGTCGGTCTCAGCCAATATGAACGGCATCATCCGTCTTGGAGCAACGCATGAAAAAAGTGTTAAAGAACCTAAGCCATGCGAGGATGAGCAAGCGCTCTCTTTGAAAGTCAAAGCTTCTTCCATGGTAGATACTTCAGATATGGAACTTGTCAAAACCTTCTGCGGAATGCGGGCAGGGAGTAAGGACTACTTTCCTTTGGTAGGGAAAGTGATCGACGTCCCGGCTATGCTTGAGACCTATCCTGCTATAGTACGTGGGGCAAAGCCTGAACTAAAGTATATTGACAACCTTTATATCTGTAATGGGCTAGGTGGCAGAGGATTTGTTTTTGGACCGTTAATGGGAAAAATGCTAGCTGAATGTATTGATGATAAAAAAAACTTGGATGATAGGGTAAATCCAGATAGACTATTTTTAAAGTGGTGTAGAAAAAGTCCTGAGCTGGATCATTTAAGATAG
- a CDS encoding arginyltransferase, producing MNEELDLLNPPSTDFSMLDYECAYLPGRTVRMHYKYVNNASKTFTTAVIDRGWRRFGKYFFHPICNGCNECKSIRINVADFQLSKSQRKAISRNKETKIIVQKPTMTRAHLNLYNKYHAYKHQKDGWTHRNISQREYFENFVDGAYDFGKEILYLDGDKLIGVDLIDILDDGISSIYFYYDPDYPRLSLGTYSLLYQIQLAKILELPWIYLGYWVDGCKAFAYKPKFQPQEILDGFPHISEIPQWEKWEFSELS from the coding sequence ATGAATGAAGAGCTAGACTTACTAAACCCACCGTCAACAGACTTTTCCATGTTGGACTATGAGTGTGCCTACCTGCCCGGCAGAACCGTACGTATGCACTACAAGTATGTCAACAATGCCTCAAAGACCTTCACGACTGCAGTGATCGATCGCGGATGGCGACGTTTTGGAAAATATTTTTTCCATCCGATCTGTAACGGTTGCAACGAATGTAAAAGTATCCGTATTAATGTTGCTGATTTCCAACTTAGCAAATCACAACGCAAAGCGATCAGTCGAAACAAAGAGACCAAGATCATTGTCCAAAAACCTACAATGACCAGAGCCCACCTCAATCTTTATAACAAATACCATGCTTACAAACATCAAAAAGATGGATGGACCCATCGAAATATCTCTCAAAGAGAGTACTTTGAGAACTTTGTTGACGGCGCATATGATTTTGGCAAGGAGATACTCTATTTGGATGGAGACAAACTCATCGGAGTAGATCTTATCGATATACTGGATGACGGGATCAGTTCAATCTACTTTTACTATGACCCTGACTATCCTAGGCTTTCTTTGGGAACTTACTCACTACTCTATCAGATTCAGCTAGCCAAGATCCTTGAACTGCCATGGATCTATCTTGGCTACTGGGTAGACGGGTGCAAGGCCTTTGCTTACAAGCCTAAATTCCAGCCTCAGGAGATCCTGGACGGGTTCCCTCATATCAGCGAAATCCCTCAATGGGAGAAATGGGAATTTTCTGAACTATCTTAA
- a CDS encoding ABC transporter permease, with product MWHRLKALLYKEFIQMRRDRLTFAIMIGIPIIQLMIFGFAINTEVKHLPTIVNDQSRSMESRHLLQSFVASGYFDIVAYTDSLEKVQEAIDRSEVKVGFFFPPDYALHISARQNAKVEMIVDASDSMSAASAISTAQLIALNYNRELLDNDAKQEEAFSLFIHPLYNPDFVSAYYMVPGILGIILTITMVMITAISIVKEKEFGTLEQLLVTPMRTMELMLGKIIPYVVIGYFQLTLALLIGILVFQIPIMGSLLLFYVLTTIFILASLSLGILISTLARNQLQAVQLSFFMVLPTILLSGFMFPREAMPPFFYYLGDLFPLTFFLEIVRGILLKGVSIEYLYTPTLALFAFVVILLGISIVIFSRFVRRS from the coding sequence GTGTGGCATAGACTCAAAGCACTTTTGTATAAAGAGTTTATACAGATGAGACGTGACCGTTTGACATTTGCCATTATGATAGGTATACCTATTATACAGCTCATGATTTTTGGTTTTGCTATCAACACAGAAGTGAAACACCTGCCAACGATCGTGAATGACCAGTCACGATCCATGGAGAGCAGGCATTTACTGCAATCCTTTGTAGCCAGTGGTTATTTTGATATCGTTGCTTATACGGATTCATTGGAAAAAGTTCAAGAGGCTATTGATCGTTCTGAAGTAAAGGTGGGATTTTTCTTTCCTCCTGATTATGCACTGCATATTAGTGCACGTCAAAATGCAAAAGTGGAGATGATCGTTGATGCCAGTGATTCGATGTCGGCAGCTTCAGCTATTTCCACTGCACAATTGATCGCATTAAATTACAATAGAGAACTCTTGGATAATGATGCAAAACAAGAAGAGGCTTTTTCTCTTTTTATCCATCCTCTCTATAATCCTGATTTTGTCAGTGCCTACTATATGGTACCGGGTATTCTTGGAATCATATTGACGATTACTATGGTAATGATCACAGCGATTTCTATCGTCAAGGAAAAGGAGTTTGGAACCCTCGAACAGCTTTTGGTTACACCGATGCGCACTATGGAATTAATGCTTGGAAAAATCATTCCCTATGTCGTTATCGGATATTTTCAATTGACGCTGGCCTTGTTGATAGGTATTCTTGTTTTTCAGATCCCTATTATGGGTAGCTTGTTATTGTTTTATGTGTTAACCACGATCTTTATCCTGGCATCATTAAGCCTGGGAATCCTTATCTCTACATTAGCACGAAATCAGCTGCAAGCTGTTCAACTCTCTTTTTTTATGGTACTTCCCACGATCCTGCTAAGCGGGTTTATGTTCCCTCGTGAAGCGATGCCGCCTTTCTTTTATTATCTGGGCGACTTGTTTCCTCTGACTTTTTTTCTTGAGATTGTGAGGGGAATTCTGCTCAAAGGAGTTAGTATCGAGTACTTGTACACTCCGACATTGGCATTGTTTGCATTTGTTGTGATATTACTTGGAATAAGTATAGTTATCTTTTCAAGGTTTGTAAGACGATCCTGA
- the glyS gene encoding glycine--tRNA ligase subunit beta: MAQPLLIEIGVEELPAIPLLKIVKNIENSWQNLLDEYKLSCEFEFIYTPRRLVLKHSAMPEKQEDQTIELMGPPVAAAYKDGEPTKAAEGFARKCGVSIDELGRADNNGREVLFFKKEEKGAATTTLLQEMLEKWIASMAFGKMMRWGSRSDEFIRPIRWLQVRMNDVSVPVELFGVQSGTQTYVHRMVNYDAVEVPSIDAYEQVLSNGAVTLYPKDREAIILEQFDALEENEGIFIERDADLLAEVVAITENPKALVGKFDEMFLELPPEVIITSMKEHQRYFPVFEGGKITNKFVVVSNAYTDDYSKVIAGNERVLKPRLADGLFFYRNDLNAGLSTDGLEKVQFLDGLGTLKDKIKREKRIAMRLLGLYMEKVEAQSGKDNVTLEKAMDRAVELAKADLMSEMVYEFTELQGLMGYYYAKALGEDEVVYNAIKEQYMPVGEGAELPSSIFSSIVAMAIKLDTLIGLFSIGMIPTGSKDPFALRRAVNGIVRIVTANDLGFNIEDIITLLKSEYADFDTQLLSDFIIERINKSFDANPSVIAAVLASGDRDINELAKKVTALNEIVSSDVFKEQFSTFKRVANISKDVDLNASMKIDTTLFKEDAEVTLYNAYEKVINSTYKDYKEELDALFGLKRELDAYFDDVMVNSEDATLKNNRLNTIGSIYKTFKDIADIKEISI, translated from the coding sequence ATGGCACAACCACTTCTTATTGAAATCGGTGTTGAAGAACTACCTGCGATACCGTTACTAAAGATCGTAAAAAATATCGAAAATTCTTGGCAAAATCTGCTTGACGAGTATAAGCTCAGTTGTGAGTTTGAGTTTATCTATACACCTAGAAGATTGGTACTTAAACATAGTGCTATGCCGGAAAAACAAGAAGACCAGACGATCGAGTTGATGGGCCCGCCGGTGGCTGCAGCGTATAAAGACGGTGAACCGACTAAGGCAGCAGAAGGGTTTGCCCGTAAATGTGGTGTAAGTATTGATGAACTGGGACGCGCGGACAACAACGGACGTGAGGTACTATTCTTCAAAAAAGAGGAGAAGGGTGCTGCGACAACAACATTGCTGCAAGAGATGCTTGAGAAGTGGATCGCATCGATGGCATTTGGCAAAATGATGAGATGGGGTTCAAGAAGTGATGAGTTTATCCGTCCTATCAGATGGCTGCAAGTAAGAATGAATGATGTGTCGGTACCGGTAGAACTTTTTGGTGTACAGAGTGGTACACAAACCTATGTACACCGTATGGTTAACTATGATGCAGTTGAGGTTCCAAGTATCGATGCATATGAACAAGTACTCTCAAATGGTGCAGTAACACTTTACCCAAAAGATAGAGAAGCGATTATCCTTGAACAGTTTGATGCTCTTGAAGAGAATGAAGGGATCTTTATCGAAAGAGATGCTGATCTGCTCGCAGAAGTTGTTGCTATTACGGAAAACCCAAAAGCATTGGTAGGAAAGTTCGATGAGATGTTCCTTGAACTTCCACCTGAAGTAATCATCACATCGATGAAAGAGCATCAGCGTTACTTCCCTGTATTTGAAGGTGGAAAGATCACCAACAAGTTCGTAGTAGTAAGCAACGCGTATACTGATGATTATAGTAAAGTGATCGCAGGGAACGAGCGTGTATTGAAACCGAGATTGGCTGATGGTCTTTTCTTCTATAGAAATGACCTCAATGCCGGTCTAAGTACAGATGGGCTGGAGAAGGTACAGTTTCTAGATGGATTGGGGACGCTAAAAGATAAGATAAAGAGAGAAAAACGTATTGCTATGCGTTTGCTTGGTCTATATATGGAGAAAGTGGAAGCCCAAAGCGGTAAAGATAACGTCACATTGGAAAAAGCAATGGACAGAGCTGTAGAGCTTGCAAAGGCAGATCTTATGAGCGAGATGGTGTATGAGTTTACTGAACTTCAGGGACTTATGGGATACTACTATGCCAAAGCATTGGGTGAAGATGAGGTTGTTTATAATGCGATAAAAGAGCAGTATATGCCTGTAGGTGAGGGTGCAGAACTCCCAAGCAGTATCTTCTCTAGTATTGTAGCAATGGCGATCAAACTTGATACGCTTATTGGTCTATTTAGTATCGGTATGATACCGACAGGTTCAAAGGATCCATTTGCTCTACGCCGTGCAGTCAACGGTATTGTACGTATCGTTACAGCAAATGACCTTGGCTTCAATATCGAAGATATCATAACACTGCTGAAATCCGAGTATGCAGACTTTGATACACAGCTTTTAAGCGACTTTATCATAGAACGTATCAATAAATCTTTTGATGCTAACCCGTCAGTGATCGCTGCTGTCCTTGCTTCAGGTGATAGAGATATCAACGAACTCGCTAAAAAGGTTACAGCACTTAATGAGATCGTAAGCAGTGATGTATTTAAAGAACAGTTCTCTACCTTTAAGCGTGTAGCAAACATCTCTAAAGATGTAGACCTGAATGCATCGATGAAGATCGACACAACACTCTTTAAAGAAGATGCTGAGGTAACTCTTTACAATGCATATGAAAAAGTGATCAACTCTACGTATAAAGATTATAAAGAGGAGCTGGATGCACTCTTTGGTCTAAAGCGTGAACTTGATGCATACTTTGATGATGTTATGGTAAACAGTGAGGATGCAACACTCAAAAACAATAGACTTAACACAATCGGTTCTATCTATAAGACCTTTAAAGATATTGCCGATATTAAAGAGATCTCTATCTAA
- the purU gene encoding formyltetrahydrofolate deformylase — METKARVLIDCNDAKGLVYKISKVFFEKDLNIDSNREFVDKESGRFFMRSVVTGIFEPDELLNELKAITPEDADIKVIVPKPKKIILMATKESHALGDILIRHADGELDAEIECVIGNHNTLEELVRRFDIPFFCIAADGMNREEHEEKVMELINKFEFDFIVLAKYMRILTPKFVNAYEEKIINIHHSFLPAFIGANPYKQAHERGVKIIGATAHFVTDDLDEGPIIAQDVIPVNHRMGWREMQRAGRDVEKVVLSRALSYVLNDRVFVHGNKTIVF, encoded by the coding sequence ATGGAAACAAAAGCAAGGGTCCTGATCGACTGTAATGATGCAAAGGGATTGGTCTATAAGATCTCAAAAGTTTTTTTTGAAAAAGATCTGAACATTGATTCCAACCGTGAATTTGTAGATAAAGAGAGCGGTAGGTTCTTTATGCGTTCTGTGGTAACAGGTATCTTTGAACCTGACGAACTTTTAAATGAATTGAAGGCCATCACTCCAGAAGATGCGGATATCAAAGTGATCGTACCTAAGCCTAAGAAGATCATACTGATGGCTACTAAAGAATCACATGCACTTGGAGATATCTTGATCCGTCATGCTGACGGTGAACTGGATGCTGAGATAGAATGTGTGATCGGAAACCATAATACACTTGAAGAACTTGTTCGTCGTTTTGATATTCCGTTCTTCTGTATTGCAGCAGATGGAATGAATAGAGAAGAACATGAAGAAAAAGTAATGGAGCTTATCAACAAGTTCGAATTTGACTTCATTGTACTTGCAAAATATATGCGTATTCTAACACCTAAATTTGTGAATGCGTATGAGGAAAAGATCATCAATATCCACCACTCATTCCTCCCGGCGTTTATCGGTGCAAACCCATATAAACAAGCCCATGAAAGAGGTGTAAAGATCATCGGTGCAACGGCACACTTTGTAACGGATGATCTTGATGAAGGACCGATTATCGCGCAAGATGTGATCCCTGTCAACCACCGTATGGGATGGAGAGAAATGCAAAGAGCGGGGCGTGATGTAGAAAAAGTGGTACTTTCACGTGCACTTTCTTATGTACTCAATGACCGTGTGTTTGTCCACGGAAATAAAACGATTGTCTTCTAA
- a CDS encoding tRNA (cytidine(34)-2'-O)-methyltransferase, with amino-acid sequence MFNIVLVEPMIPQNTGTIGRLCVNIGATLHLIKPIGFDIDDKAVKRAGLDYWKHLDLVVWESFEEFLAAHPIDEHTHMATTKTDKLYFEANFQKGDYILFGSESKGIDERVLLEHPENCITIPMGGAGRSLNLGVSVGIVTYEALRQNYEGFEKITIPNTLKDS; translated from the coding sequence ATGTTTAATATTGTACTCGTAGAACCGATGATCCCTCAAAATACAGGAACTATAGGACGTTTATGTGTCAATATCGGTGCTACACTGCATCTGATCAAGCCGATCGGTTTTGATATCGATGATAAGGCAGTGAAACGTGCGGGTTTGGATTACTGGAAGCATCTTGATCTGGTAGTTTGGGAGAGTTTTGAAGAGTTTCTTGCCGCACATCCTATCGATGAACACACCCACATGGCAACTACCAAAACAGACAAGCTTTACTTTGAAGCAAACTTCCAGAAAGGTGACTATATCCTTTTTGGTTCTGAAAGCAAAGGGATAGATGAAAGAGTACTTCTTGAACACCCTGAAAACTGTATCACCATCCCGATGGGAGGTGCCGGACGCAGTCTTAACCTGGGAGTGAGTGTCGGTATTGTTACCTATGAGGCATTGCGTCAAAACTATGAAGGGTTTGAGAAGATTACCATCCCCAACACATTAAAGGACAGTTGA